The Streptomyces kanamyceticus DNA segment CCTCTTCACAGCGGAGGGCGGGACCGGCGGCAGCTGGTCCCTGCGCAGACTCCAGAGGCGGGGATCGGACGTGGCGGCCGCGGCCGACCCGAGGGCCAGGGCGAGCGCGACGTCCGCGGGGGTCTCCACGAAGCCCGCGGCCACCGAAGGGGACATCGCGCGCTGTGCCTGCGCGCTCATCCGGGCGACGATCGGGGCGGGCATGATCTCGACCAGGTCCGGCGCCCCGCGCGAGATCGCGTCCGTGGAGCGGCGCAGGTTGGACCGGTCGGTGACGAACACCTTCATCATCGTCAGCAGGCCGAGCGGGCGGCCCTTCTCGATCAGGGAGAGCCGCGTGCTGACCACGCCGTGCGCGCCCATGTTCTTGATGAACTCGAGCGCGCCCCGGTCCTGGGCCAGACCGGGGCTGCTGTCCACGTTCACGAACACGGTCTTCCCCGCCCGGCCCAGCGCCGGGACGACCTGGGGCAGCTGTCCCACGGCGAACGAGGCGAGGATGCAGACCTTGGCCGGTGCGGTCAGGAACTGCCGCAGCGGCTGGGGGCCGACGACCGACGCGACGACCGGCACCTCGGCGAACGCCGCGGTGAGCCGGGGGTCGAGCGCGGCACAGGGCCGGGAAGGGGAAGGGGGCATGGCGGTGACCTGTCAGTTCAGCGGAGACGTACCGAATCGGCTGGGAAGGCCCAGCTTGCCAGGGTTGAGGATCCCGGCCGGGTCCAGGGCGTTCTTCACCGCGACGAAGGTCGCGAAGCCGGCGCCGAGGGATTCCTCCAGGTAGGGGCCGCGCAGCAGCCCGCAGCCGTGGTGGTGGCTGAGCGCCGCCGCGTGCTTGATCAATACGCCGTTCGCCGCGTCCCACACCGAGCGGTACCAGTCGCGGCGCGCCTCGGGTGCCACGTCGCCGCGCAGCGAGAAGTAGACGCAGGCTCCGTCGGTGTACGCGTGGGACTGGTGGGCCGAGGCGGCCAGGGTGCCGGGCACCGACTGGATGGCGGCGACCACCTCGTCGTAGATCACCGGCAGGTCCGTCCAGGACGCCGCCATCTCCAGGGTGTCGGCCACGAAGCCGGGCCCTGGCGTGAAGCCGTCGGCGGACTTGCCGACCAGCATCCGCTCGTCCAGCCAGCGCGCGAAGACCGCCTCGCTGTCCAGCTCGGGACCGTACGCCGCGCAGACCTCGGCCGCCACCTTGATGGAGGCGTCGACGATGGCAGG contains these protein-coding regions:
- a CDS encoding glycerol-3-phosphate responsive antiterminator encodes the protein MPPSPSRPCAALDPRLTAAFAEVPVVASVVGPQPLRQFLTAPAKVCILASFAVGQLPQVVPALGRAGKTVFVNVDSSPGLAQDRGALEFIKNMGAHGVVSTRLSLIEKGRPLGLLTMMKVFVTDRSNLRRSTDAISRGAPDLVEIMPAPIVARMSAQAQRAMSPSVAAGFVETPADVALALALGSAAAATSDPRLWSLRRDQLPPVPPSAVKRPAAPEE